The DNA segment ACTTCTTGGCGATCGCCGGCAGCGCCTCGGCGTCGTCGGCGCTCGGCACCGCCACCCGTACGATCTGGCAGCCGGCCGCGGTGAGCTCAGCGATCTGCTGCAGCGTCGCGTTGACGTCGGCGGTCAGCGTGGTGGTCATCGACTGGACGCTGACCGGCGCTCCGCCGCCGACCAGCACACCGCCGACGTTGAGCTGGCGGCTCGCCCGGCGCTTGGCCAGGGTCGGCGCCGGCGGCGCCGGCATCCCCAGGTCAATGGACACGAGAACGACTCCCTTTACTGGAAGATCTGGATCGGGTTGACGATGTCGGCGGCGATGGTGAGTACGCCGAACACCAGGAGCACGAGCACCACGGCGTAGGTCAGCGGCATCAGCCGGGCGTAGTCGACCGCACCGGGGTCCGGCCGGCCGCGCCGGTTGGCCCACCAGGACCGGATCCGCTGGAACCACGCGACGACCACATGGCCGCCGTCCATCGGCAGCAGCGGCACCAGGTTGAAGATGCCGATGAAGATGTTCAGGCTGGCCAGGATCGACAGGATCAGCGGCAGGCCCTGCTGGCCCTGGCTCTCCAGCGCCTCGCCGCCGAGCCGGCTCACGCCGACCACGCTGACCGGGCCGTTCATGTCGCGGTGCGCGCCGGTCAGCGAGGCGATCAGGTTGGGCACCTTCTGCGGGATGGTGCCGAGCGCGGCGAACGTGCCGGTGAAGACCATGCCGGTGATCTGCGCGGCCTTGCCGGCGCTGCCGATGGGGCCGTAGTACTCGGTCTTGTCCAGGTTGCCGTAGAGGCCGATGGTCGGCGTCGGCTGCGCCGGCGCGCCGGCCTTGGCGCCAGGTGGGGTGCGCTGCGCGCTGATCAACGTGACCTTGCTCGAGACTGTCTTGCCGGCGCGCTCGTACGTGATCGGCACCGGACCGGTGGTCGGTGCGCTGCGCAGCGCCTGCTGGAAGGCCGCGTACGTCGGCGTCGCGACGTTGTTGACCGAGAGGATCCGGTCACCGCCCTTCAGCCCGGCCGCGGCCGCCGGGCTGGCCGGGTCACCGGCCTTGCAGGGGCGCAGCGCGCCACTGCTGTCGACCTCGTTCTGGACCACGACGCAGGTGGCGACCGACTTGACCAGCGCCGGCGCCTTGTCCGGCGCCTGCTGGACGGTGATGCCGTACACGCCGACGGTGATCCACAGCAGCACGAAGGCGATCAGAAAGTGGGTGAGCGAGCCGGTGACCAGCACGATGGTGCGCTTCCACACCGGCTGCCGGATGAACGAGCGGTGCTTCTCGTTCTCCGGCATCTCCTCCTCTTCCTCCGGCGTCATGCCGGAGATCTTGCAGTAGCCGCCGAACGGCAGCATGCCGATGCCGTACTCGGTCTCGCCGCGGTGAAAGGACCACAGCTTCGGGTTGAAGCCGACGAAGTACTTGGTGACCTTCATCCCGAACATCTTCGCGGTGAGCATGTGGCCCGCCTCGTGCACGCAGACCGAGATCAGGATGCCGATCGCCACCAGCACTACACCGAGTACATAAGCCCACATGCGCTATTGGTCTCCGGTCCTCATGGTCCTGCCGGTGAGCTCGCGAGCCCGCTTACGAGCCCAGTCCTCGGCCGCCAGTACGTCGTCCACGTCGGTCGGCTCCGCGCTGCCCAGGGTGGCCCGCGGTGCCTCGTCCAGTATTGCCGCAACAGTGTCCACGATGCCGGTGAACGGCAGGCTTCCGGACATGAACGCGCCGACGCACTCCTCGTTGGCCGCGTTGTAGACGGCCGGCAGCACTCCGCCGGCCTGGCCGGCGGCGCGGGCCAGCGACACGGCCGGGAAGCGCTCGTGGTCCAGTGGCTCGAACCGCCAGCTCTGCGCCCGCGTCCAGTCCAGCGGCACGATGGCCCGCGGGATGCGGTCGGGCCAGCCGAGCGCCAGGCTGATCGCCAGCCGCATGTCCGGCGGGTTGGCCTGCGCCAGCGTGGAGCCGTCGGTGAACTCGACCATGGAGTGCACGATCGACTGCGGATGCACGACCACGTCGATCTGCTCGTACGGCACGCCGAACAGCTCGTGCGTCTCGATGACCTCCAGGCCCTTGTTGACCAGGGTCGCGCAGTTGATCGTGATGACCGGCCCCATGTCCCAGGTCGGATGGGCCAGCGCCTGCTCGACGGTGACGCCGGCCAGCTCGTCGCGCGTGCGGCCGCGGAACGGGCCGCCGCTGGCCGTCACGATCAGCTTGGCGACCTCGGCGCGGCTGCCGCCGCGCAGGCACTGCGCGAGCGCGGAGTGCTCGGAGTCGACCGGCACGATCTGGCCTTCGCCAGCCACCCCGCGTACGAGCGGACCACCGGCGACCAGGGACTCCTTGTTGGCCAGCGCGAGCGTACGGCCGGCCCGGAGTGCGGCAAGCGTCGGCCGCAGGCCGATCGAGCCGGTGATCGCGTTGAGCACCACGTCGCACGGCAAGGCGGCCAGCTCGGTGGCCGCGTCGGGGCCGGCGATGATCTTCGGTACGGCGAACTTGCCGGACTCGTAGCCACTCGCCGCGGCCGCCTTGTAGAAGGCCAGTTGGAGGTCCTGCGCCATGGTCGCGCGAGCGACCGCGACGACGTCGACCTTGAGCTCCAGCGCCTGCGCGGCGAGCAGCTCGACGTTGCCGCCGCCGGCGGCGATGCCGACCACCCGGAACCGGTCGGGGTGGCGCCTCATCACGTCGATCGCCTGCGTACCGATGGAGCCGGTCGAGCCGAGCAACACCACCTCGCGAACCGTCACCGCTCCATTGTCCCGCACCGCCCGGCGCGACGCTGGCGCGGCCGCCGGAGGGGTCGGCTGGGTCACGTCGACGGCGGTCACCAGGCCGTTCACCTCTCCTCCACGCCGGTTGCCGGACGGTGGGCCGGACCGCGTACGATTGCCGCCAATTGCCGACACCAGCGGTAAACCTCAAGGAAACCATAAGATTTCCGTAAATAGCGCGCCGATGTGGACAATTAGCCACGGACCCCCTTAACGTATCGCCACGCGAACGGCCGGGATAGGACTTTTGTTGCCTCCCACCCGGCTGTGATCTGTCCCGCGCGTACAACGGCGCCACCACCTGCGAAAGGCCGGTATGAAGAAGCTCTCCCGTTCCCTGGTCGCGCTCGCCGCCGCCGGTGCGCTGGTCGTGCTGGCGGCGCCGGTGGCCTACGCCGGTGTGCTCGGCGGCCACCATCCCAGCGAACCGGCCGTGGACCTGGGTGAGGTCGTGTCGACCGCACTGCACAGCGACGCCACTTACTGGACACCGCAGCGGATGCGCAAGGCCAAGCCGGCCGACGTGCTGGCCCGGCGCGCGTACGACCGGCAGCGCAAGGCCGGCCTGCTCGGCGGCGTCGGCGACCTGGTCGGCACGCCGTTCAGCCTGCCCTCGACCAAGGCGGCCGCACCGGGGATCGCGCCGGTGGCGCACGTCGGCAAGGTGTTCTTCACCTTCGGCGGCGTCGACTACGTGTGCTCCGGCAACTCGGTCAGCAGCCGCAACCACGACGTGGTCGCCACCGCCGGCCACTGCGTCAACGAGGGTCCCGGCGCCTACGCGTCGCACTGGACCTTCGTCCCCGGTTACGACGACGGCAGCGCGCCGTACGGCAAGTGGACGGCGCGCAGGCTGGTGACGACCAGCCAGTGGGCCAAGAAGGGCGACCTCAACTTCGACACCGGTTTCGCCGTGCTCGCGACGCGGAGCGGCCGGCACATCGGCACGGTGGTCGGCGGCTCCGGCGTGGCGTTCAACCAGCCCAAGGGCCAGACGTACACGCTCTACGGCTATCCGGCGGACAGTCCGTTCGACGGCGAGAAGCTGCAGAAGTGCACCGGCAAGGCGGTCAAGGACTCCTACGGCAGCGCGGACCAGGGCGTCACGTGTGACATGACCGGCGGCTCGTCCGGCGGCCCCTGGCTGGTCGGCAGCGGCTCGCGCGGCACCCAGCAGTCGGTGAACAGCTTCGGCTACGACTCCGACCCGGACCGGATGTACGGACCGTACTGGGGAAGCGCCATCCAGGGCTCGTACAACTCGGCTAGCGCCGGTTGAACCGGCCACGGACGAACATGTAGGCCATCAGCAGGCCGAAGACGACGAGCAACACGATGAGCACGATCTTCACCACCCCGGCAGCATAGTCGCCGGCGGCCGTGCCAGACTTTGCGCAGGATGCCTTCGCGGCCTGCATAAGGAGGATGTTGCACGTGGCGGAAGAGGAGATGGTCACCTCCCCCGACCAGCACAAGCCTGGCCCGAAGAAGGCGGCCCGCATCGGCCTGCTCGTCGTCGCGGTGATCCTGCTGCTGATGAACTTCGGCAACCACCGCGGCCACGTCGAGGATCTCTGGCTGTGCGGCATCGCGGCGGGCCTGATCGCGATCCTCCTGGTCGACTGGGCCCTGCGCAAGAACGGCCTCAAGCGCGACAGCTAGTACGACAAAACCGCAGGGACCCCTTACGTCGCCAAGGGGTCCCTGCGGTTTTGTCGTACGGAAGGGTCAGCCGCGGCGGCCGAGCATGTTGCGGACCTCGCCGAGGGCCGCGTCGACCTCGTCCTCGTAGTAGCCACCCTGCACCAGCTCGAAGTGCGGCACCAGGTCCTCGGGGTCGATCCGACCGCCGGAGCGGCCGGTCACCACGGCGCTGATGCCGTCGAAGAGCCGGTCGACCTGGTCGACGTCATAGCCCGAGCCGAAGCGGCGCTGCTTGAAGGTGGAACGCAGCTGGTCGACCTTGGTAGCGTCCTGCGGCGTGTACGGCGAGGAGTTGCCGTACTGCGGCATCTCCGCGGTCATCTCCGACTTGCCGTGCCGGCCGTCCCTGCTGCCGACGCCGGGCAACGGGATGTCGGCGGCCCCGCCGGCCCCCTGGTTGCTCCACATCACCGTCGCGCCGGTGTCCCAGCTGCCGGGGTCGCGGCTGCCGCCGCCCTGTGTCTCCCAACCCTGGGTCTCCCACTGCCGGCCGTCGCGGTCCAGCTGGGCGGACCAGCTCTCCTCCTCGGCCGGCTGCTGCTGGCCGCCGGCGTACCCGGCGGCGCCGCGGTAGGAACCCGCTCCGGTCGGCTCCTCGCGGTAGGCCGGCTGCCCGTACGGCTCCTGGTAACCCTGCTGCTCGGCGTACGGCTCCTGATAGCCCTGGTCGTAGCCGGCCTGCGCGGCATAGCCCTGCTGCTGGTCGGGGTAGTCGCGCTGGTAGGGACCCTGCGGCTGGGCCGGCTCCTGGTAGTCGTCCTCGGGGAAGTCGTCGCGGAACTCCGACGGCGTGTCGAACTCGTCGGTCGGCGGGCCGCCGTCGGACGGGTCACCGTACGGGCTGGGCCGTACGGCCGGCATGAACTGCGTCGAGGCCTCGTCGGTCGGCGACGCCATGCCGACACCGCCGCGCGAGGTGCCGCGCGTGTTGCCGACCCGCGACGGGCTCGGCACGGCGGCCCGGCTGCCGACCGGCGTGGCGACCGCGGCCGCCGCGCCGCCGACCAGCGCGCCGGCTCTGGCCGCCGCCGGCTCCCGCCGCATCTCCCGGGACGGCAGCGCGGCTGGGTGTGCGGCCGGATGCGCCGCCGGCTGGTTCTCCATCTCGGTGAGCTGACGTTCGAGCCGGTCGAGGTGCTTGTCGACCTCCCACTCGTCGTAGCCGCCGAACCGTACGCGGAAGACCACGTTGTGGACTTCCTCCGCGGTCACCGGCGGGCCGTCCGGGTTTCCCACCAGGGTGGCGTCCACCCGTTCGAGAAACTCGTCGACCTCGTCGACCTTGTAGCCCCGGCGCAGCGCACGTCGCCGGAACCGCTCACCCGGATCAGATCCCTGCACCGTCACACCTCCGCCGCGGCCAACTGCCCGCATGCCCCGTCGATCTCTCGACCACGGGTGTCTCGTACCGTCGTCGATACGCCGCTAGCCCGCAACCGCCGGACAAACTCCCGCTCCGCTCCAGTGTTGCTCGCCGACCACTCGCTGCCCGGCGTCGGGTTCAGCGGTATCAGGTTGACATGCGCGAGCTTCCCAGCCAACCGGCGGGCCAGCAGATCGGCACGCCAGGGCTGGTCGTTCACTCCCGCGATCATCGCGTACTCGATGGAAATGCGCCTCCCTGTCGAATGCGCATAGTCCCACGCCGCCGCCAGTACGTCGTCAACAGGCCACCGCTGGTTGATGGGTACGAGCGTGTCACGCAGCTCGTCGTCCGGCGCGTGCAGGCTCACCGCGAGCGTCACCGGCAGCTTCTCGGCGGCCAGTTTCGCGATCGCCGGCACCAGCCCGACGGTGGACACCGTCACCCCGCGGGCGCTGATCCCCAGCCCCCGCGGCACCGGCTCGGTCAGCCGACGCACGGCGGCGACGACCCGCTGGTAGTTGGCCAGCGGCTCACCCATGCCCATGAACACGATGTTGGAGACCCGGCCCGGACCGCCGGGCACCTCGCCGGCGGCCAGAGCGCGCGCTCCCGCCACAACCTGTTCCACGATCTCGGCGGTCGAGAGGTTCCGCTTGAGCCCACCCTGGCCGGTCGCGCAGAACGGACAGCCCATAGCACATCCGGCCTGGCTGGACACGCACATCGTGACACGATCCGGGTAACGCATAAGTACGCTCTCGAAGAGCACTCCGTCGTACGCGCGCCAGAGCGTCTTGCGGGTCGTGCCGTCGTCGCAGGCGATGTCGCGCACGGTGGTCAGCAGGTCCGGCAGCAGCGCGGCGCCGAGCGTCTCGCGGGCCGCGGCCGGCAGGTCGGTCATCGCCGCCGCGTCGCCGGAGAGCCTGCCGAAGTAGTGGCGGGAGACCTGGTCGGCGCGGTAGGCCGGAAAGCCCAGCTCAGCCACCGCGGCGCGGCGCGCGGCGGTGTCCAGGTCGGCAAGATGGCGTGGCGGACGGCCTCGGGTCGCCTTGCCAGCGAGCCCGGGTCCGGTCAACGGCTCGGTGGAACCCGTTGCGGTCACGTCGGCTTCGAGATCGTCCAGGAGGGGCAGCGTCGTCATCGTGTGGCCCATTCTCCCATGGCCACCCACGAGAAGTCGCCGGTATGCAGGTGAGCCGGGTCATCCAAGGCATCCCCCACACAACCCAAAGTCGCGACCCGGTTGCTGACAGCAGAACATCTTACTCGGGTCGTATCGGTGGG comes from the Fodinicola acaciae genome and includes:
- a CDS encoding DivIVA domain-containing protein, with protein sequence MQGSDPGERFRRRALRRGYKVDEVDEFLERVDATLVGNPDGPPVTAEEVHNVVFRVRFGGYDEWEVDKHLDRLERQLTEMENQPAAHPAAHPAALPSREMRREPAAARAGALVGGAAAAVATPVGSRAAVPSPSRVGNTRGTSRGGVGMASPTDEASTQFMPAVRPSPYGDPSDGGPPTDEFDTPSEFRDDFPEDDYQEPAQPQGPYQRDYPDQQQGYAAQAGYDQGYQEPYAEQQGYQEPYGQPAYREEPTGAGSYRGAAGYAGGQQQPAEEESWSAQLDRDGRQWETQGWETQGGGSRDPGSWDTGATVMWSNQGAGGAADIPLPGVGSRDGRHGKSEMTAEMPQYGNSSPYTPQDATKVDQLRSTFKQRRFGSGYDVDQVDRLFDGISAVVTGRSGGRIDPEDLVPHFELVQGGYYEDEVDAALGEVRNMLGRRG
- the dxr gene encoding 1-deoxy-D-xylulose-5-phosphate reductoisomerase; protein product: MTVREVVLLGSTGSIGTQAIDVMRRHPDRFRVVGIAAGGGNVELLAAQALELKVDVVAVARATMAQDLQLAFYKAAAASGYESGKFAVPKIIAGPDAATELAALPCDVVLNAITGSIGLRPTLAALRAGRTLALANKESLVAGGPLVRGVAGEGQIVPVDSEHSALAQCLRGGSRAEVAKLIVTASGGPFRGRTRDELAGVTVEQALAHPTWDMGPVITINCATLVNKGLEVIETHELFGVPYEQIDVVVHPQSIVHSMVEFTDGSTLAQANPPDMRLAISLALGWPDRIPRAIVPLDWTRAQSWRFEPLDHERFPAVSLARAAGQAGGVLPAVYNAANEECVGAFMSGSLPFTGIVDTVAAILDEAPRATLGSAEPTDVDDVLAAEDWARKRARELTGRTMRTGDQ
- a CDS encoding trypsin-like serine peptidase; translation: MKKLSRSLVALAAAGALVVLAAPVAYAGVLGGHHPSEPAVDLGEVVSTALHSDATYWTPQRMRKAKPADVLARRAYDRQRKAGLLGGVGDLVGTPFSLPSTKAAAPGIAPVAHVGKVFFTFGGVDYVCSGNSVSSRNHDVVATAGHCVNEGPGAYASHWTFVPGYDDGSAPYGKWTARRLVTTSQWAKKGDLNFDTGFAVLATRSGRHIGTVVGGSGVAFNQPKGQTYTLYGYPADSPFDGEKLQKCTGKAVKDSYGSADQGVTCDMTGGSSGGPWLVGSGSRGTQQSVNSFGYDSDPDRMYGPYWGSAIQGSYNSASAG
- a CDS encoding DUF2631 domain-containing protein, translated to MAEEEMVTSPDQHKPGPKKAARIGLLVVAVILLLMNFGNHRGHVEDLWLCGIAAGLIAILLVDWALRKNGLKRDS
- the rlmN gene encoding 23S rRNA (adenine(2503)-C(2))-methyltransferase RlmN — translated: MTTLPLLDDLEADVTATGSTEPLTGPGLAGKATRGRPPRHLADLDTAARRAAVAELGFPAYRADQVSRHYFGRLSGDAAAMTDLPAAARETLGAALLPDLLTTVRDIACDDGTTRKTLWRAYDGVLFESVLMRYPDRVTMCVSSQAGCAMGCPFCATGQGGLKRNLSTAEIVEQVVAGARALAAGEVPGGPGRVSNIVFMGMGEPLANYQRVVAAVRRLTEPVPRGLGISARGVTVSTVGLVPAIAKLAAEKLPVTLAVSLHAPDDELRDTLVPINQRWPVDDVLAAAWDYAHSTGRRISIEYAMIAGVNDQPWRADLLARRLAGKLAHVNLIPLNPTPGSEWSASNTGAEREFVRRLRASGVSTTVRDTRGREIDGACGQLAAAEV
- a CDS encoding M50 family metallopeptidase is translated as MWAYVLGVVLVAIGILISVCVHEAGHMLTAKMFGMKVTKYFVGFNPKLWSFHRGETEYGIGMLPFGGYCKISGMTPEEEEEMPENEKHRSFIRQPVWKRTIVLVTGSLTHFLIAFVLLWITVGVYGITVQQAPDKAPALVKSVATCVVVQNEVDSSGALRPCKAGDPASPAAAAGLKGGDRILSVNNVATPTYAAFQQALRSAPTTGPVPITYERAGKTVSSKVTLISAQRTPPGAKAGAPAQPTPTIGLYGNLDKTEYYGPIGSAGKAAQITGMVFTGTFAALGTIPQKVPNLIASLTGAHRDMNGPVSVVGVSRLGGEALESQGQQGLPLILSILASLNIFIGIFNLVPLLPMDGGHVVVAWFQRIRSWWANRRGRPDPGAVDYARLMPLTYAVVLVLLVFGVLTIAADIVNPIQIFQ